The Syngnathoides biaculeatus isolate LvHL_M chromosome 16, ASM1980259v1, whole genome shotgun sequence DNA segment AGCGGTGTTTTTATGAATGCCACTTGTGTTCTAGGCAGAACTTGCTCTCCTGCAACATGATTGGATCTTGAAATACAGGAAGAGCAGGCTTTGGCGAAGTAACGACACGACGTTCAATTATGTAACacttttgtacaaaataaaaacaatcactAGTTGGAGTTAGGTTTAGGAAGTGCTCCTGAGATACAGTGCATATGAACGTCACCACATTGAGGCCACATATTTTCCGATGTGGAAGCATTAGGGCGTGTCCTCATGTGGATACAACAGCCAATCAAAACGCACAGGTGCCTGTCTTGCAGCCAGTAATTTTTATGCAGGGCGCTTCCTGCCGAGAACAAGAGTGAATTCCTAACAAcgcgtcagccaatcacaggatatCCGGAAATGATATCCGTAGCATTAACAGCATTAAATCGAATAAATAGATAATATATTGGGAGTGACGCACACTATCAAGCGTACAACCATAGCAAAACGTTTAGCTCATCCCTATTAAATGGCAGAAATGTGTAACCACTGCAGGatagtcaaactcatttctgtcaCACGACACATTGTAACTCGGATTTACCCCAGACGAAACTCCTGGTTCAGTATCCACTGATTccaattttatttctatttttcccccatttcattatttttttttgtcaaatagaatatatttctctctttttttctctgcttttcTTATTgattatcctgtttttctgaGGAACCAATTTTGATAATGATTTTTTTAGGATCATTCCCACATATTCAATagttttttgttgtaatttttttctccttttgtttgtatgtttttctctctctttctctcagtgTGCTTCTAGTGGGTGTCAATACTAcacagatttttgttattcttgGCCTCGCCTGATCTCCCATGAAGAACGGAACCACTACAAATTCGTTATTAACTCATATAATACCACGCACAAGAAATTGActacttttgaaaaaagaagCCTCCGAAAATAAGATTTCAAAATGGGAAttggtaagaaaaaaatatctccaAATTTCTATGTAATTAAAAGTGgagacaatttgcaatttttagATTTTCACAAGCAAcataaatttccatccatccatctattttctgtgccgcttatcctcacgagggtcgtggggagtgctggagcctatcccagctgtcaacagacaggtaacggagtacaccctgaactggttgccagccaatcccagggcacatagagaccaacagctgcactcacaatcacacctattgagagtgtacaattaatgttgcatgtttttgggatgtgggaggaaaccagagtgcccggagaaaacccacgcaggcacggagagaacatgcacacaggtggggccaggatttgtaACCCAGTCCTcatatgtgctaaccagtcctcCACTGTACCCGTCCTAAATAGTTTTGATTTATTACcgaacaaacaataaaagcaaagcaaCACGTAACATTGTGTTTTGATGGCCATTTGTTGGTTGTTAGCCGGATGATTAGGCCACTAAAGCAGACACATTTGCATTGGGCAGTCAAAAATTAGCAGCACCCAATCCCACCTCTGTGTATGATTATTTCAATCTGCCAAGGCTCAACAACTATATTAATTAAGATGCAATGAATTATACCTAAAAGGGTAGAGCAACTAATTAAAATAGTCACTTTATACGTAAGAGTGCAAACACGTCTAGAGAGACAAAGACAGAGGTTCATCTTCTGATAAAGACCAGTAAAGACTTCAGTTGTTCCTCCGCaatgtgcttcacggagacttgattTTGTCCAACTGTACCCGCCAGAGCCGTTCTGCTCCCTGGCTATGAACTTCACATAGCGGAGCGCATCTGCATGGTTCTCGGGGAAAACAAAAGGTCGTTGGATATGCTGCTATATCAATGAAAAACATTGCACAGATATCACACAACTCAGCAGACACTGCAGCAAGCTTTTAGAGTCGCTGTTCTTGAACTATAAACTGTTCTATTCTCCGTATGAGTTTGCCTCCTTTATTCCCGGAGGCGTGTACATTCCGCCACAAGATAACATGAACatgcatgctaatgctaatgctcggcgaaaaagtaaatgaaattgagaaaaaacTCCCAGACTCACCCCTCATTAGTCTCCGAGACTTTAACAAAGCTAAACTCAACCACGAACTCCCAAATACAAGTAGCACATCGACTGTCCTATGAGGGAAAATAACATTTAGGACCACTGATACACTACAGGAAATAACGCATACTGTGCCATTCCCCACAATGCCATAGGCTCTTCTGATTACTGCTTaatctacttaatacctacatacaggtgagtacttacagtgaagaaaataaatatttgaacaccctgctatattgtaagttctcagaaatcatggagggggtctgaaattttcattgtaggtgcatgtccagtgtgagagataatctaaaaagaaaaatccagaaatcacaatgtatgacttttttaacaatttatttgtgtcatacagctgcaatatgtatttgaacacctgtctatcagctagaattgtgaccctcaaagacctgttagtccgcctttaaaagttcaccttcacttcatgtattatcctgaatcagatgcacctcagtgaggttgttagctgcataaagacacctatccaccccatacaatcagtaagactcaaacttgtaacattgccaagagcaaagtgctgtccaaagacaccagagacaaaattatacaactccacatggctggaaaaggcgatggagaaattgccaggcagtttggtgaaaaaaggtcctctgttggaccaatcattagaaaatggaagaagcgaaacatgactgtcaatctcaatcggagtggagccccatgcaagatatcaccttgtggggtctcaatgatccttagaaaggtgaggaatcagcccaggactatatgacaggacttggtcaatgacctgaaaagagctgggaccaccgttttcaaggtgactgttggtaatacactaagacgtcatggtttgaaatcatgcatagcatggaaggttcccttggTTAAtccagcacatgccaaggcccATCTTACtacttatcattattattacttattactCTCTAACCTACATATCGTATACAATGAGGATAGTGAGTACcaataagaagttgggcgagtggaaatggcaacttaaacttgcttatcggccttTTACTCCTTAACTTAGCTTGTTAACAACGAGaggcgtttgtgatcaattcgtttgtgatcaattcgtttgtgatcaattcgtggatgttaaagaaacatcgaacgtgagtaacttcataacttatacGACGAGGCCCGTGAGGACATAGggaatttaacaagtcttatcctagtacccaaattggtgccttatcgttcgtgttgaagctgctcggcccaagttagcctagcacaCTAACATTTTGCCTACGTAGAGAATACaagaggaccaaacatcaatcaaCTTAACTTTGAACTACTAGGGAGGTCCATTGaggtttgaatcccctccatccacctatcctttaaatcgccatatcctttatatttatAACAcaagtagtatgtgatttgtgtacctaatgtgctgactgtgtttattgtgattgctttaatttgaccttaactttaacatcgAGTAGGTAGTATGTcaattgtgtatcttttgtggTGACtttctttatttgattgcttctttatGATAATCTGCAGCCcattgggcagcacattattgtttTGATACTGGTTGCAGCCACTTGGGGGCGTTCTTTTACCGTACGTACAGTAATTTTGAATAGATACCTATGATTTGTGTTTAGTGCCTCCTGTATGAAGAtacctggaataggctccagcacaccagagacccttgcgaggataagtcgtacaaaaaaatgaatagatggatgatttgtgtttaatcaatttgttttggtcatttctgtCTCATTTGCTGGTGTTAACGTGTAAAGGGAAGATTACACACAGTAGAGAAGTTAGAGGGTGGAGTCATGTTCCATCTTTTCGGATCAGACAACAATCAGGACATCAACCACAGTTCATCGGTGACTACTACAAACAGGTGTTGCTTGTAGTAAAAATGAAGATCAGTCTTTCACGCAATGTTGTGCGGCTGTTCCTTGTTGTTAGGGAAGCTCAACCAGAATGCACTGGCCACTCCCAGTGCACGTGTAGCCGGCCATACAGCAGTGCTTCATGTCAGGGCAGCAGACCGCCTGTGAGAAAATGAGAAATGATTGAgaaatcttttgttttatgagCATTTTAATCAGGTGTATGGAGTTTGATttactccctgtgcctgtgctggttttctctgggtactccagtttcccaAGTccaattaattgaagactgtaaattgcccataggtgtgaatacgAATCGTTGTTGGTCTATAGATTCCATGAGTATGAGTTTGTCTagtgactagttcagggtataccccacctcttgcccagagtcaccTGGAATAAGCTACAGCACGCCCACAATCCTCGCAAAGTGAGAATAAtgagatggaaaatggatggatggatcataaattgtgtaaaaagttcatactaatatttttattatttgtaattatttaataaaatatactACTAAAATATTTAACtcctatatatgtattttttaaaatattgtttaagtttagttgtcatttttaatattaaatcatatatatgtaaatgaagatgttaactTATacgtaaaatgttattttgttatttttatttctaactgacaaaatacattgaattttaataaaaatggaaaaaaacgttaaaaaaatatcagttacatttaaaatgtttaatgatgatattttttgtttgttagctggggcttccactccctgagaagggttgcgtcaggaagggcatccggcgtaaaaattgtgccaaacatatgtgcgttcatctgagatgacacgctgtggcgaccccgaaagggacaagccgaaagaaacttacttttctagtatgtatttattaaaaccaaaagcatttttaaattaaaattgaacaattttgaatcttgtgtatgtttttgtaacTATTTTcctaatattttcattttcaataatttaacTAAAACTATTGTCAAAAAAggtaaattatttgttttttaacataatTATTTTTGATTTACATAAGTTATTTCACGTGATAAATTcttaaaaattaataaagaCACTTGAATTTCAGGCACTAATCAAATCCAACAGCACTCTTGATAATGTAAACTAAATAACAGAGTGGGTCAAATATGTACTTTGCCCACCTCCGTTTTGAAACTACATAGATTAACAGATAAAATTCATACATCAGTAAAAGGACAGCATCCCCAGTCCGTGGATGAAATCTTGCAGCAGGTCTCTCCGTCCTTGCACTCGCTCTCGTCATCACACTGCACGAACCTTGGCTTCCTGGGGTTGATGAGGGTCTGCTGCAGGACCGCGGAAGATGCACTAGATGGAAATTTGAAATACCAAGGTACCGGCATGTCCTTTTTCACACACCGATACTCCTGTTCATCACAGATGTAGTCTGTGGGGCAGCAGTGGTTCCCATCAGCACAGCACACGGCCTGTCAGGGAGGTAATGATACTTTAGTCCGTCACATAGGACAGACGGAGTTCTCACTTCTGCTTTCACACGcaatgatgtggaaaaaaacccaGATTTGGTCTAAGTAGGCTTGGTGcaaacaaaatgtgaatgtaACAGTGGGGAACACTTTCACTTGCCTGGACAAGAAAAATGAGAACCATATTAAGcagtgtactgtatatctgtgTGCAtaatttctgacattttttaatttctccgCAAGATGTATTGTGACTATGTTGTTCTTACACATTTACTTTATTACTTCTGCAAAGCACAACAAGCACGAAGTGAAAAGCTGTTTCGGTTGGTGGGGCTATTTGACTGTAGGATGGTTACTTCTTGTTGGTTAGCTAGTAATTTAATGTTTCAGGCAGTTAATGGAATAGCTGGTTGGTTGGCTGGGTTTGTTACCTCGCTCACTCCCTTAGACGCTTATATTTGTAAAGTGGAATAATCTATtcgtcaaatacatttttcagcaGGCAGGCGTGGAAGACAGTCTCACCCAGCTTGTTTGTGACATTCAGGTTTGTAAGCCACTGAAATGATAAACAGATCCCAGTAGATAGTGGGGTTTCTTCactttgggtttcaaattagcACAGCTTTTGTGGAGAAGATAAAGATTAAAAGGTTACTCTAATTTGGTCACAGCGACAGGTTTAGGCACCTCACTCAAGCAGACTGtatttgtatgtactgtatttaaacaGAATATGTATCGCAATAGGTAGTTGAAAGTGCATGtcaaaaagatgacacagtTCATGGAGTGATTGGTGAACACCATTCAACTCGAGTCATTCTTTTAGTTGGCTTCACCCATAGcatattttttagttttgtatttgtgtttgccATCAAAAgccctttctctcttttttgggTAGGTTATTGTTAGGTTTTTTTGACTGATGTTTGAGGtcccacaaaagcaaaaatattagCTTCAAGGACACTCTTCTGTTTAACATGTTTTTTGCAACAAAAGCTTGTTTTCCCCGTTTTTTGGCCTGAATCTGGTGTTTTAGTGAAACCAACAGATGTTCTTTTGATTACTAAATAACAGAAAGCAGtagaggaaaacatttttttccctagtgAAAGAAGACAGTCTACATTAGGTTTGTTGATTATTTTGACACAGAACACCATATTGATTGGTGTTAATACTGATCTGGTTTAGCGTACCTAAAGAGCAATGCTAAAGGGACTGAGCAGTGATTGGTGAACACAGTCTGGTGAATCAGAAGAGAAGACAATGAAAACAGGACTGGACACATGGTTAAATCAAGATGTGAGTGTTAACTAAAATGGAGACGTCCAGAACAAGTGCTGTCTTCACCTGAGGCAACGGACAGCATCCCCATTCTCCTGTTTTGGTCCTACAGCAGGTCGAGCTGTCAGCACAAGTGTGCGTGCTGTCACATTTCACACCCTCTTCCTGCTGCCTTGGAGTCGCAGCCTCTTTCTCCAACCAGGGCACAGAGTGCCATTCCAAATCGCAAGTCTGAGCGGCCAGGTTACATGTATGACCTTTAGGGCAGCAGTGTTTCAAATCACTGCAGCAAATCGCCTGGGAACAGAAtccagaaagacaaaaaataatcatcagGGAAAACCCTTTAAAGGTGAATTTTCGGCCATTGGATTACTTCTGGTAGAGGGCAGCAGGACCAACTGCCTCTTGTGTTTTTACAGCATGTGGTGCCAGCTTTGCAATGGACTTTGTCATCACAGGCGATATTAGCTGGAAAAACagcagaatgattaaaaaacaaaaataagtggTAAGTGATTATACGGCCCCGTGTcatatgtaagaaaaaaaaacattctaaatccatcagaacaaacacaaacatctgACTAGAAAGACCTGAATGACAAGATGTAACGTGTGGCTACATGCTTTGACACACCCACCTCAAAGGGATGTATTCTTCTTTTTGATATTTGGTTTAGAAATACTGTATGCAAACCCCAACTGCATTAGAATATGCACAAAATCAACACAAATATGACACCAAAACATTTGATATTCACCACAGATGTTCTTTGGGTTTAGAGCTTTTTCTTGGGCTTAATAAAAAGGGTCGAGGTTCATGGTGTCAAACATGCCAAAGACAAAAATCTATTATTGTTCTCACATTATCTGACAGTCCCCATTCTCAGTGGAACTGTTGTAGGTAGTGAGCACGTTATGTTATGTTGATCTTATGACcaacataacattttcattcTGTTATGTCACATTTGTTATAACCACAAACCATGCCTCCACTGCTTATTATACTACATAATGAGCCCAAGATAACATAGATGGGTAAAGTTATTAGTTCCACCCACATACTTCTCATCTCTACAGGAGGAAGTATACAGCTTTTAATCAACAGAAAGCATCGTTAGCAGTTTCTCCGTTCTGACGAAACCGCTCTTCTGAATAAGGGGGAAATAACTGACCTTGCTGGTTCTCCCAGTCAGCCCTCCTCCTGGCAGGAAGCTTGTCCCACATCGGTGTCACCTTGCCGTCCTCTAGGGAGACGCACATGGATTGTTGAATGTCGCACTGGCTGCCTGCTGGGCAGCAGTGGATTTTGTCTTCGCAGCACACAGCCTGTTTGGACAGCAATTTATTGTTATTTGGCATTGTATGACACGAATGTTAATGGGACTTCCACGTTGCAGTATAATGAGTGAATGACATGGTGGCAACCCCTTTGTTTCAAAAGCAGTTGTCCTTAATGCGGGcttacagcatttttttcaattgtggctATTTTTAAAGTGCTCTTCAGtataaataaacttgactttAGTAGTAGAGAAGGCAAAACACCAGCTTTGACTAGAGTTTGTGTTAAAAGCAATTGTCACTGGGCCCAGCCCCTTTCGCTTTGGCCATCCAAGCCGTCCATCTCACTGTCCTGTGTGAAAAGTACTGATGCAGGATGCGAGGTTTAAAGTTGACCATGGTAAGTTAACTCTCTCAACGACAACCAGAATCTGGGGTTGAAGACTTGTTACTCATTAGCCACGTACCTTTATCTCAAAGGCAATAGTACTTTACTGTATCGTTGCCCCATGTGCAACTGGGAAATTTTATGAGTTCCGACATAACAACAGAAGCAGAACATCACCAATTGGAACAACAGAGGAGGGAACATAAGCAAAACAGAAGTCGAGATTGGTAGGTTGGTCCCTGCCTATGACCCTTTTTGTGTCGAAAGCTGCTGTTGCTGGCATGAGACACTTACACAGTGGCCACCTTAGAagcttttttcacttttttaccATCTTGCTGGCTTGTGTGTAGTACCAGTAGCTGAATGCTGTCAGCTGCATAcgtaatttgaaatgtaaaacccAGCCCTCACAAGCCATCTACTTTTTGTGCCAAAAGTAGCTGTTACTACCACGAGCAGTCTACTGGGGGAATTGTAACATTTCTGATATAGttctaggc contains these protein-coding regions:
- the grna gene encoding granulin a, producing the protein MASLDYDCKWACPKQNFAGSTFDTTLFSTHKRFTVKMQSLTVFWCAMLLLVEGPLGGTCEDIGPASSFECGPSDQGLACADGKRCCREGHRCSADSLWCFTPESVVLCGDSVSECPDDTTCCKTLQATWGCCPLPKAVCCEDKIHCCPAGSQCDIQQSMCVSLEDGKVTPMWDKLPARRRADWENQQANIACDDKVHCKAGTTCCKNTRGSWSCCPLPEAICCSDLKHCCPKGHTCNLAAQTCDLEWHSVPWLEKEAATPRQQEEGVKCDSTHTCADSSTCCRTKTGEWGCCPLPQAVCCADGNHCCPTDYICDEQEYRCVKKDMPVPWYFKFPSSASSAVLQQTLINPRKPRFVQCDDESECKDGETCCKISSTDWGCCPFTDAVCCPDMKHCCMAGYTCTGSGQCILVELP